The Streptomyces sp. Je 1-332 genome has a window encoding:
- a CDS encoding NfeD family protein yields the protein MDIDAWVWWLIGAVALGIPLVLTAMPEFGMLSVGAVAGAVTAGLGGGTVLQVVVFAAVSVALVAVVRPVAARHRAGRPELATGVDALKGRSAVVLERVDASGGRIKLAGEIWSARALDTAQSYEAGREVDVVEIDGATAIVM from the coding sequence GTGGACATCGACGCATGGGTGTGGTGGCTGATCGGAGCCGTCGCGCTCGGAATCCCGCTCGTACTGACCGCGATGCCGGAGTTCGGCATGCTCTCCGTGGGCGCCGTCGCGGGCGCCGTGACCGCGGGCCTCGGCGGCGGCACCGTGCTTCAAGTCGTCGTCTTCGCCGCGGTGTCGGTCGCGCTCGTCGCGGTCGTACGCCCGGTGGCGGCGAGACACCGGGCCGGGCGGCCCGAACTGGCCACGGGCGTCGACGCGTTGAAGGGCAGGTCGGCCGTCGTCCTGGAACGCGTCGACGCCTCCGGCGGCCGGATCAAACTCGCCGGCGAGATCTGGTCGGCCCGCGCGCTCGACACCGCCCAGAGCTACGAGGCGGGGCGCGAGGTGGACGTGGTCGAGATCGACGGAGCGACAGCCATCGTCATGTGA